One genomic region from Solwaraspora sp. WMMD792 encodes:
- a CDS encoding phosphatase PAP2 family protein translates to MRSRGAVLLGVWCLLLAAGQTAAFGVVWWVFVRTWRGQWLDTIALTGNSIGQDEAYGPANTVLGVVSVASLALATGVIGFIALIRGRVLLAVVATGVIAGSNLTTQWVKYAVARPSFGVDPVDANPANSLPSGHTTVAASVAVALVLVLPAALRGIGALAGAGYAAAAGVATLSAGWHRPSDAVAALLVVGGWAAAGMLALTLARSPDDELRPSEHHPMSLALLLLAGVGLLAAAGAAMAVTDQVTGLPLEALSRRRLFVAYAGSAAGIAGTAAVTMALVLGTAGYAVPVPASTGPEPAGGN, encoded by the coding sequence ATGCGCAGTCGCGGCGCGGTGCTCCTGGGCGTCTGGTGCCTTCTGCTGGCCGCCGGCCAGACCGCGGCCTTCGGCGTGGTCTGGTGGGTCTTCGTGCGGACCTGGCGCGGCCAGTGGCTGGACACCATCGCGCTGACCGGCAACTCGATCGGCCAGGACGAGGCGTACGGGCCGGCGAACACGGTGCTCGGTGTGGTCTCGGTGGCCTCGCTCGCCCTGGCCACCGGGGTGATCGGGTTCATCGCGCTGATCCGGGGCCGGGTCCTGCTGGCGGTGGTCGCCACCGGGGTGATCGCCGGCTCCAACCTGACCACCCAGTGGGTGAAGTACGCCGTCGCCCGGCCGTCGTTCGGGGTCGATCCGGTCGACGCGAACCCGGCCAACAGCCTGCCCAGCGGGCACACCACGGTTGCCGCCTCGGTCGCGGTGGCGCTGGTCCTGGTGCTGCCAGCGGCGCTGCGCGGCATCGGCGCCCTCGCCGGTGCCGGCTACGCGGCGGCCGCCGGGGTGGCCACCCTGTCCGCCGGCTGGCACCGGCCCAGTGACGCGGTGGCGGCGCTGCTGGTCGTCGGGGGGTGGGCGGCGGCCGGGATGCTCGCGCTCACGCTGGCCCGGTCGCCGGACGACGAGCTGCGTCCGAGCGAACACCACCCGATGTCCCTGGCGTTGCTGCTGCTCGCCGGGGTCGGACTGCTGGCGGCGGCCGGGGCCGCGATGGCGGTGACCGACCAGGTGACCGGGCTGCCGCTGGAGGCGCTGAGCCGGCGGCGGCTGTTCGTGGCGTACGCGGGTAGCGCGGCGGGGATCGCCGGCACGGCAGCGGTCACCATGGCCCTGGTGCTGGGGACGGCCGGCTACGCCGTACCGGTCCCGGCGTCCACCGGCCCGGAACCGGCGGGCGGGAACTGA